Proteins encoded together in one Schumannella luteola window:
- a CDS encoding DUF2510 domain-containing protein, which yields MSDERQQAGWYPDPSGARQLRWWNGKAFTDLVSDAEDEEQNEVADALLIPAPIEPVIAASVAAEPADVAPVAAPAPLTAPAPAATPAPVAEPAATFRAPEVPLEPTPLPLGLDLPAPSASERFGGGLHDSLDTAALADFEAQLAADFSAEAPVAPAEAQAAQIGDATASALSGANLDDVFDASFGSASAAGALTLDEEIAQLLDPARRR from the coding sequence ATGAGCGACGAGCGTCAGCAGGCCGGCTGGTACCCGGATCCGAGCGGAGCGCGCCAGCTGCGCTGGTGGAACGGCAAGGCCTTCACCGACCTGGTCTCGGATGCCGAAGACGAGGAGCAGAACGAGGTCGCCGACGCGCTGCTCATCCCCGCGCCGATCGAGCCGGTGATCGCCGCGTCGGTGGCCGCTGAGCCAGCCGACGTCGCGCCGGTCGCGGCTCCCGCGCCGCTCACCGCCCCCGCTCCGGCCGCCACCCCGGCTCCGGTCGCCGAGCCGGCCGCGACCTTCCGCGCGCCCGAGGTGCCGCTCGAGCCCACGCCCCTGCCGCTCGGACTCGACCTGCCCGCACCGTCGGCATCCGAGCGCTTCGGCGGCGGACTCCACGACTCGCTCGACACCGCCGCGCTCGCCGACTTCGAGGCGCAGCTCGCGGCCGACTTCTCGGCCGAGGCGCCCGTCGCGCCCGCCGAGGCGCAGGCCGCACAGATCGGCGACGCCACCGCATCCGCTCTCTCCGGCGCGAACCTCGACGACGTCTTCGACGCGAGCTTCGGCTCCGCGTCGGCCGCGGGTGCGCTGACCCTCGACGAGGAGATCGCGCAGCTGCTCGACCCCGCCCGCCGTCGCTGA